Proteins encoded within one genomic window of Cucumis sativus cultivar 9930 chromosome 3, Cucumber_9930_V3, whole genome shotgun sequence:
- the LOC101213299 gene encoding probable serine/threonine-protein kinase PIX13 isoform X1: MGNCLTSSAHHSNAVPCQAVFSTPGTSGNFSGIVESSGTNSTAGGSQFSAAGSVDVSEPYPSGKILDQPNLKEFSFTELKLITKNFRPESLIGQGGFGKVYKGWVDDKTLAPSKSNSGMVVAIKKLNAESVQGFQEWQAEVNFLGRLNHPNLVKLLGFCWEDDELLLVYEFMPRGSLENHLFGRRSSIEPLSWERRLKIAIGAARGLAFLHSSEKEVIYRDFKASNILLDLNYNSKISDFGLARLGPTGEESHVTTRIMGTYGYVAPEYVSTGHLYVKSDVYGFGVVLLEIMTGLRAHDMNRTSDQRNLVDWAKPFLMKKKRIKNLMDARIEGQYSSKAVTLVGDLTLKCLETDPRKRPSMQEVLEELEHIEELKEKRKESKSSNSQSKQPLHQRQPNNSSAKRQ, encoded by the exons ATGGGAAATTGCTTGACTTCTTCAGCTCATCATTCTAACGCCGTTCCCTGTCAAGCAGTATTTTCTACTCCAG GAACTTCAGGCAATTTCAGCGGAATCGTAGAGTCTTCAGGTACCAATAGCACCGCCGGTGGAAGTCAATTTTCAGCGGCGGGGAGCGTAGATGTGAGTGAGCCCTATCCGAGTGGGAAAATCCTTGACCAACCAAACTTGAAGGAATTCAGTTTCACTGAGCTGAAGCTcattaccaaaaatttcagaCCTGAATCCTTGATCGGTCAGGGAGGTTTTGGGAAGGTGTATAAAGGCTGGGTAGATGACAAGACGCTGGCTCCTTCGAAGAGCAATTCTGGTATGGTGGTCGccattaagaaattaaacgCAGAAAGTGTTCAAGGTTTTCAAGAGTGGCAG GCAGAAGTCAACTTTTTAGGACGGCTGAATCATCCAAATCTTGTCAAATTATTGGGTTTCTGTTGGGAAGATGATGAATTGCTCCTTGTGTATGAATTTATGCCCAGGGGGAGCTTGGAAAACCATCTCTTTGGAA GACGTTCTTCCATTGAACCTCTTTCTTGGGAAAGAAGGCTCAAGATCGCTATTGGAGCAGCTAGAGGCTTGGCTTTCTTGCATTCCTcagaaaaagaagttatatACAGAGATTTTAAAGCATCAAATATACTTCTAGATTTG AATTATAATTCGAAAATCTCGGATTTTGGTTTGGCAAGATTGGGGCCTACAGGTGAAGAATCACATGTAACAACAAGAATTATGGGCACATACGGTTACGTTGCCCCAGAATACGTTAGTACAG GTCATCTATATGTTAAGAGCGACGTTTATGGGTTCGGTGTGGTACTGCTTGAAATCATGACTGGCTTGCGAGCACATGATATGAATAGGACCAGCGATCAGCGCAATCTGGTCGATTGGGCTAAGCCATTcttgatgaagaaaaaaaggataaaaaatttaatggatGCAAGAATAGAAGGTCAATATTCATCGAAAGCAGTTACGCTGGTGGGTGATCTTACTCTAAAATGCCTGGAAACAGATCCTCGAAAACGGCCCTCAATGCAAGAAGTTCTAGAGGAATTGGAACATATCGAAGAATTGAAGGAGAAACGGAAAGAGTCCAAGAGTAGCAACTCGCAGTCTAAACAACCTCTTCATCAAAGACAGCCAAACAATTCATCAGCAAAAAGGCAGTAG
- the LOC101213299 gene encoding probable serine/threonine-protein kinase PIX13 isoform X2 has product MGNCLTSSAHHSNAVPCQAVFSTPGNFSGIVESSGTNSTAGGSQFSAAGSVDVSEPYPSGKILDQPNLKEFSFTELKLITKNFRPESLIGQGGFGKVYKGWVDDKTLAPSKSNSGMVVAIKKLNAESVQGFQEWQAEVNFLGRLNHPNLVKLLGFCWEDDELLLVYEFMPRGSLENHLFGRRSSIEPLSWERRLKIAIGAARGLAFLHSSEKEVIYRDFKASNILLDLNYNSKISDFGLARLGPTGEESHVTTRIMGTYGYVAPEYVSTGHLYVKSDVYGFGVVLLEIMTGLRAHDMNRTSDQRNLVDWAKPFLMKKKRIKNLMDARIEGQYSSKAVTLVGDLTLKCLETDPRKRPSMQEVLEELEHIEELKEKRKESKSSNSQSKQPLHQRQPNNSSAKRQ; this is encoded by the exons ATGGGAAATTGCTTGACTTCTTCAGCTCATCATTCTAACGCCGTTCCCTGTCAAGCAGTATTTTCTACTCCAG GCAATTTCAGCGGAATCGTAGAGTCTTCAGGTACCAATAGCACCGCCGGTGGAAGTCAATTTTCAGCGGCGGGGAGCGTAGATGTGAGTGAGCCCTATCCGAGTGGGAAAATCCTTGACCAACCAAACTTGAAGGAATTCAGTTTCACTGAGCTGAAGCTcattaccaaaaatttcagaCCTGAATCCTTGATCGGTCAGGGAGGTTTTGGGAAGGTGTATAAAGGCTGGGTAGATGACAAGACGCTGGCTCCTTCGAAGAGCAATTCTGGTATGGTGGTCGccattaagaaattaaacgCAGAAAGTGTTCAAGGTTTTCAAGAGTGGCAG GCAGAAGTCAACTTTTTAGGACGGCTGAATCATCCAAATCTTGTCAAATTATTGGGTTTCTGTTGGGAAGATGATGAATTGCTCCTTGTGTATGAATTTATGCCCAGGGGGAGCTTGGAAAACCATCTCTTTGGAA GACGTTCTTCCATTGAACCTCTTTCTTGGGAAAGAAGGCTCAAGATCGCTATTGGAGCAGCTAGAGGCTTGGCTTTCTTGCATTCCTcagaaaaagaagttatatACAGAGATTTTAAAGCATCAAATATACTTCTAGATTTG AATTATAATTCGAAAATCTCGGATTTTGGTTTGGCAAGATTGGGGCCTACAGGTGAAGAATCACATGTAACAACAAGAATTATGGGCACATACGGTTACGTTGCCCCAGAATACGTTAGTACAG GTCATCTATATGTTAAGAGCGACGTTTATGGGTTCGGTGTGGTACTGCTTGAAATCATGACTGGCTTGCGAGCACATGATATGAATAGGACCAGCGATCAGCGCAATCTGGTCGATTGGGCTAAGCCATTcttgatgaagaaaaaaaggataaaaaatttaatggatGCAAGAATAGAAGGTCAATATTCATCGAAAGCAGTTACGCTGGTGGGTGATCTTACTCTAAAATGCCTGGAAACAGATCCTCGAAAACGGCCCTCAATGCAAGAAGTTCTAGAGGAATTGGAACATATCGAAGAATTGAAGGAGAAACGGAAAGAGTCCAAGAGTAGCAACTCGCAGTCTAAACAACCTCTTCATCAAAGACAGCCAAACAATTCATCAGCAAAAAGGCAGTAG
- the LOC101213541 gene encoding LOW QUALITY PROTEIN: probable serine/threonine-protein kinase PIX13 (The sequence of the model RefSeq protein was modified relative to this genomic sequence to represent the inferred CDS: inserted 1 base in 1 codon) encodes MGNCLTSSAHHSNFLRSQAVSSTPGTSGSQFSAAGSVDVSESCPSGKILDQPNLKEFSFTELKLITRXFRPASVVGQGGFRKVYKGWVNDKTLAPSKSNSGMAVAIKKLNAESVQGFQDWQAEVNFLGRLNHPNVVKLLGFCWEDEELLLVYEFMSKGSLESHLFRTGSFTQPLSWERRLKIAIGAARGLAFLHSTEKEVIYRDFKTSNILLDLNYNSKISNFGLARLGPAGEVSHVTTRIIGTYGYVAPEYVTAGHLYVKSEVYGFGVVLLEIMTGWRAHDVNRPHEQRNLVDWAKPFLVKKKKIKNLIDAKLEGQYSLKAATLVGDLTLKCLETHPRKRPSMQEVLEALEHIEELKEKPKESKD; translated from the exons ATGGGAAATTGCTTAACTTCTTCAGCTCATCATTCTAATTTCCTTCGCAGTCAAGCAGTATCTTCTACTCCAG GAACTTCAGGCAGTCAATTTTCAGCGGCGGGGAGCGTAGATGTGAGTGAGTCCTGTCCGAGTGGGAAAATCCTTGACCAACCAAACTTGAAGGAATTCAGTTTCACTGAGCTGAAACTCATTACCA AATTCAGACCTGCATCCGTGGTCGGTCAGGGAGGTTTTCGGAAGGTGTATAAAGGCTGGGTAAATGACAAGACGCTGGCTCCTTCTAAGAGCAATTCTGGTATGGCGGTTGccattaagaaattaaacgCAGAAAGTGTTCAAGGTTTTCAAGATTGGCAG GCAGAAGTCAACTTTTTAGGACGGCTGAATCATCCAAATGTTGTCAAATTATTGGGTTTCTGTTGGGAAGATGAAGAGTTGCTCCTTGTGTATGAATTTATGTCCAAGGGAAGCTTGGAAAGCCATCTCTTTAGAA CAGGTTCTTTCACTCAACCTCTTTCTTGGGAAAGAAGGCTCAAGATCGCTATTGGAGCAGCTAGAGGCTTGGCTTTCTTGCATTCCacagaaaaagaagttatatACAGagattttaaaacatcaaatataCTTCTCGATTTG aattataattcaaaaatcTCGAATTTTGGCTTGGCAAGATTGGGCCCTGCAGGTGAAGTCTCACATGTAACAACAAGAATTATTGGCACATACGGTTACGTTGCCCCAGAATACGTTACTGCAG GTCATCTATATGTTAAGAGCGAGGTTTACGGGTTCGGTGTTGTACTGCTTGAAATCATGACTGGCTGGCGAGCCCATGATGTGAATAGGCCCCACGAACAGCGCAATCTGGTCGATTGGGCTAAGCCATTCttggtgaagaaaaaaaagataaagaactTAATAGATGCAAAACTAGAAGGTCAATATTCATTGAAAGCAGCCACGCTCGTGGGTGATCTTACTCTAAAATGCCTGGAAACACATCCTCGAAAACGCCCCTCAATGCAAGAAGTTCTAGAGGCATTGGAACatattgaagaattgaaggaGAAACCGAAAGAGTCCAAAGACTAG